The Methyloceanibacter sp. wino2 nucleotide sequence GCGTTCGGCGATCCCCATCAGTTCGCGCGGCAGGCCCAGCGCGTCGCCGGCGCTGAGGAGCCGGGCCGCGAGCGCGTGCGCCGCCCCGATTGCAGCGCCCACAGCGCCGAGATCGCGCGGCGTACCGCGGCCGAACGCGAGGCGTGAAAGCGAACGGGCGAGGTCCGGCGCGGCTTTCAAGGCATCCCGCAGGTCCTGACGCAGGCGCGGCTCGTCGGCGAGATAGCCCACGGCGTCGAGCCGGGCGTTGACCAGGGCAACGTCCGTGAGGGGGCTGGAGATGCGGCTGGCCAGTTCGCGCGCGCCGGCCGCCGTGACGGTCCGGTCGATCGCCGCCAGAAGACTGCCCGCCCGCGTCCCTTGGTTCGACCGGACGAGTTCGAGATTGGTGCGCGTCGCCGCATCGATCAGCAGCAGCCGGTCCGCCGATTCCCGGCGCGGCGGACGCAAGAGCGGCATGCGGCCGACCTGGGTGAGCTCCACATAGGTGAGGAGACCGGCAAGCGCCGCGAGTTCCGCCCGCGAGAAATCGCCGAACGCGTCGAGCGTCGCTACGCCGAGACGCTCTTTCAGCGCGCGCTCGCCGCGAGCCGAATCGAAATGGGCGCGCGGGCAGGGCGTGAGCGCAGCCCCGGCTTCATCGATGCGCGCACGGATGTCGGCATCGCTCGCGAGATCCTCGCCGACGAGGACCTCACCGGGGCGGATGCGCGCCAGCTCGCCCGGTATGTCCGTGAGTTTGCAGGTCGCCGCGATCAACTCGCCCGTCGAGATATCGATCGAGGCGAGCGCCAGACGCGGCTCGGCGCCGTCGCCTTGCGGCTCGCGGAACAGGGCCGTGAGGAAGTTGTGGGCGCGCGCATCCAGCAGCGACTCCTCGGTCAGCGTTCCGGGCGTCACCAGGCGCACGACGTCGCGGCGGACGACCGCCTTCGCGCCCCGCTTCTTGGCCTCGGCCGGGTCTTCGGTTTGCTCGCACACGGCGACGCGGTGACCCAGCGCGATGAGCTTCTGCAGATAGTCATCGGCGGCATGGACGGGTACGCCGCACATGGGAATGTCCTCGCCGAGGTGTTTGCCGCGCTTGGTGAGCGCGATCCCGAGCGCGCGCGAGGCAACCGAGGCGTCCTCGAAGAACATCTCGTAGAAATCGCCCATGCGATAGAAGAGGAGGCTGTCGGCGTTGGCGGCTTTGATTTCGAGGTACTGCGCCATCATCGGCGTGACGCCTTCGGGCGCGCGGAACGGCTCTTTCGTACCGCCGATCATCGTGCCTGTTTCCGCGTCTGTCTTCATGGCCGTCTCTGACCGCATGCCCATTTGAGTCGCGCGACCACCTGCGCGCTCAACTGATCGAACCACACGCCGCACAACAGATCCTGGAACTCCGGATTGTCCGCGGCCTCGGCCACCACCGCATCGACGACCGGGCCGTCGTCATAGGGTATCAGGTCCTCCAGCATCCCGGCGGAAAGGATGCCGAGCAGGTTCGGGTTGTCTTCGATCTCGAGAATGGCTTTCACCAAGGCCAAGGCCTTCAACGGCTCGCTTCCGGTCAGGGTGTGCTGGTAATCGTAGAGGTCGTACCACTGATGGTCGCGCTCGATCTCGATATTGGAGCGCGACATGATCTCTACCCATTTCGTGGCAAGTTCCGGGAGCGGCAGCGCCTCGAACGCGACCGGCTCGGACTTGGGATACGCTGCCTCTTCCCAGGCGCGATAGGCGGGCTCGTCGCAGATCGGCAGGAGACGCCGCGCCAAATCCGGATCGTCCACCTTGCCGTTCCTTATGGACGCCGCCTGGCGGCCCATCAGCCACCGCAGACGCGGCTGCCGCAGCGCAAGCTCTTGCAGGAGAGGCGTCGCCACCGAGGCGCGGAAGACAAGAAGCTGACCGAGCGGCTTGCCCTTGGCGATCAGATTGAGCACCTCCTCGTCCGGCTCGTGTTGCAGCGCCGCCTCGATGAACGCGACTCCCTGCTCGGGGTCGTCGTGCGACAGGCGGTCGAAATGGGTGAAGAACGCATAGACGCCGGGTGTTCGATCCCGGAACTTCGTCGTGCAGACCTCACGCCAGGCACGGACCCAGTCGGTCATGGGCATCGCGTCGATCCGCGCGGCGACCTCGTAGTAGGCGGGCACGGGATCGAGCGCGGCGCCCGAGGGGTCGCAGAACCCCAAAATTTCGTCGCACCAGGCCATCAAAGCGTCCTAGC carries:
- a CDS encoding DUF6869 domain-containing protein, encoding MAWCDEILGFCDPSGAALDPVPAYYEVAARIDAMPMTDWVRAWREVCTTKFRDRTPGVYAFFTHFDRLSHDDPEQGVAFIEAALQHEPDEEVLNLIAKGKPLGQLLVFRASVATPLLQELALRQPRLRWLMGRQAASIRNGKVDDPDLARRLLPICDEPAYRAWEEAAYPKSEPVAFEALPLPELATKWVEIMSRSNIEIERDHQWYDLYDYQHTLTGSEPLKALALVKAILEIEDNPNLLGILSAGMLEDLIPYDDGPVVDAVVAEAADNPEFQDLLCGVWFDQLSAQVVARLKWACGQRRP